Proteins from a genomic interval of Periophthalmus magnuspinnatus isolate fPerMag1 chromosome 11, fPerMag1.2.pri, whole genome shotgun sequence:
- the LOC117379129 gene encoding tax1-binding protein 1 homolog A-like, which yields MSSFQVVDSSPGSSVSIMETSNFAHVIFQNVGKSFLPQAPLECHYTLTPYIAPHPKDWVGIFKVGWSTARDYYTFLWSPMPENYEAGSTVHRTVVFQGYYVPKSDGEFYQFCYVTHSGDIRGASTPFQFRAATPTEELLTVTEDESNSDILVVSTKTGLLQRVEEAQQERRELLKTMRLLQEDKQQLQEEHRRLAQERDHERDTCALLRTHNQELLRSSQGLSEEREEVRRRLSEATERVRQLEEDLLGVTQRGLQKETELHCLRERLKKLTGERDSLESQLKNEKDERDLYKAHLRSTELENTKLSAELQMLKAVELNREVTIAQFQEELERLRLCVAQRDGLEKELLQHKADKAELSRVREQLRQAEEQLQASRQQASLLASELRDSASARDHSMTELYRARLEADKLRASLSEAQAECQRIESQLDRLRSTTNSQTLAVGPSGEALPSILVVSEAEVELQREVEELKLRLHMAAEHYKEKYRECQRLRRQVAKLNSSPEAQGEPKRNVSTETTQGPLTSSPESPTAGNIESAILEDAMTINPEVNTGTCALIQPLICSESEGVLRGGATEDKDQTKTPGDFRPDVSDVQAEDKLTETVQSLPLGSWVQVDTHGETKVETPSSSEDRAVEGDSDREEGQEDTDTDEEEDTDTDEEEEETSPTAEEESPTVEEESPVVEEKMSSRVEEKETSPRMKEEDTSPTVEEELALMEQKWKEQCAINETLKQRLANEEERFRMQMAERACEVADLKRSLALALRDKEQLLEELQRYVCRQREQEARAQGSEVRQTMVLRYPLPYPQEPCPPPLVPQQPPELRFGNPYSSDTKECVDAAVSPDLLPLPPPEGLPGLQPCAPPLSPSNPAPNPGSPTLPSNPASSSTGPGAPGWGQEVVCIQPSRSTSPPDNAEHPPDNTAAEASSENRTDARATFCFDSSRSSEAQLRCPLCEVIFPPHFEQRSFEQHVESHWKICPVCSEQFPLHCQQQLFERHVLTHFDRHVLNFHQTD from the exons ATGTCCTCGTTCCAGGTGGTGGACTCCTCGCCGGGCAGCAGCGTCAGCATCATGGAAACCTCCAACTTTGCCCACGTCATCTTCCAGAACGTGGGCAAGAGCTTCCTGCCCCAAGCCCCCCTGGAGTGCCACTACACCCTGACGCCCTACATCGCCCCCCACCCCAaagactgggtgggcatcttcAAG GTTGGATGGAGCACAGCACGGGACTACTACACCTTCCTGTGGAGCCCTATGCCTGAAAACTACGAGGCAGGGAGCACAGTGCACCGGACTGTGGTGTTCCAAG GCTATTATGTCCCAAAGTCAGACGGAGAGTTCTACCAGTTCTGTTACGTGACCCATTCTGGGGACATCCGAGGGGCCAGTACTCCATTCCAGTTCAGAGCAGCCACACCCACTGAGGAGCTGCTGACCGTCACTGAGGATGAGTCGAACTCGGACATACTAGTGGTTAGCACGAAGACCGGCCTGCTTCAG agggtggaggaggcCCAGCAGGAGCGGAGGGAGCTACTGAAGACTATGCGCCTGCTCCAGGAGGACAAACAGCAgctgcaggaggagcacagacgCCTGGCCCAGGAGAGAGACCACGAGAGGGACACCTGCGCTCTGCTCCGGACACACAACCAG gAGCTGCTGCGCTCATCCCAGGGCCTgtcggaggagagggaggaggtgcgCAGACGGTTGAGCGAGGCCACCGAGAGAGTGAGGCAGCTGGAGGAGGACCTGCTCGGAGTGACCCAGCGAGGTCTGCAGAAGGAAACCGAGCTGCACTG CCTACGTGAGCGTCTGAAGAAGCTGACTGGAGAGAGGGATAGCCTAGAGAGCCAGCTCAAGAATGAGAAGGATGAACGAGACCTGTACAAA GCCCACCTGCGTAGCACGGAGCTGGAGAATACCAAGCTGAGTGCAGAGCTGCAGATGCTGAAGGCCGTGGAGCTGAATAGAGAGGTGACCATCGCACAGTTCCAGGAGGAGCTCGAAAGGCTgcggctctgtgtggctcagaGGGATGGTCTGGAGAAGGAGCTGTTGCAGCATAAGGCAGATAAG GCAGAGCTATCCCGTGTGCGAGAGCAGCTCCGTCAGGCTGAGGAGCAGCTGCAGGCATCCAGGCAGCAGGCCTCTCTGCTGGCCTCAGAGCTGAGAGACTCAGCCAGTGCCCGTGACCACTCCATGACGGAGTTGTACCGAGCCCGGCTAGAGGCAGACAAGCTCAGAGCCAGTCTGTCTGAGGCACAAGCCGAGTGTCAGCGCATAGAGAGCCAGCTGGACCGCCTGAGGAGCACCACAAACAGTCAAACACTG GCTGTTGGGCCCAGCGGAGAGGCCCTCCCCAGCATTCTGGTGGTGTCAGAGGCAGAGGTGGAGCtgcagagggaggtggaggagctaAAGCTGCGCCTGCACATGGCTGCAGAGCATTACAAGGAGAAGTACAGGGAGTGTCAGAGGCTGCGCAGGCAGGTAGCCAAGCTCAACAGCAGCCCAGAGGCTCAGGGG GAGCCAAAGAGAAACGTTTCGACAGAGACAACACAGGGGCCACTCACCTCCAGCCCAGAGTCCCCCACAGCAG GAAATATAGAAAGTGCAATCCTTGAAGACGCTATGACAATCAACCCTGAAGTAAacacagggacatgtgcacTCATTCAACCGCTCATCTGCTCTGAGAGTGAGGGAGTCCTGAGGGGCGGTGCTACTGAGgacaaagaccagaccaagaccccTGGAGACTTCAGACCTGATGTCTCAGATGTCCAAGCAGAAGACAAGCTCACAGAGACAGTACAGAGCCTTCCACTGGGCAGCTGGGTGCAGGTGGACACTCACGGGGAGACAAAGGTTGAGACACCGAGCAGCAGTGAGGACAGGGCAGTGGAGGGGGACAGTGACAGGGAAGAAGGACAGGAGGATACAGAtacagatgaggaggaggacacagatacagatgaggaagaagaggagacaagCCCCacggcagaggaggagagtcccacagtggaggaggagagccctGTAGTGGAGGAGAAGATGAGCTCCAGggtggaggagaaagagacaagcCCCAGGATGAAGGAGGAAGACACAAGTCccacagtggaggaggagctaGCCCTGATGGAACAGAAGTGGAAAGAACAGTGTGCCATAAACGAGACACTCAAGCAGAGACTGGCCAATGAAGAGGAGCGATTCAGG atgcAGATGGCGGAGCGGGCGTGTGAAGTGGCAGACCTAAAACGCAGCCTAGCCCTGGCCCTCAGAGACAAAGAGCAGCTCCTGGAG GAGCTGCAGCGATACGTGTGCAgacagagggagcaggaggcCCGGgcacaggggtcagaggtcagacagaCCATGGTCCTGAGGTACCCCCTGCCCTACCCCCAGGAGCCCTGCCCACCCCCCCTTGTGCCCCAGCAGCCCCCAGAGCTGAGGTTTGGAAATCCCTACTCCAGTGACACCAAAG AGTGTGTTGATGCTGCTGTGTCTCCAGATCTcctgcccctcccccctccagaGGGCCTGCCTGGCCTTCAGCCCTGTGCTCCACCCCTTTCTCCCTCTAACCCTGCCCCTAACCCCGGCTCCCCCACCCTTCCCTCTAACCCCGCCTCCTCCAGTACAGGCCCAGGAGCTCCAGGCTGGGGCCAGGAGGTGGTGTGTATTCAGCCCAGCCGCAGCACCAGTCCCCCGGACAATGCAGAGCATCCCCCAGACAACACG GCAGCTGAAGCTTCGTCTGAGAATCGCACAGATGCCAGGGCCACCTTCTGCTTTGACTCCAG TAGGAGCAGTGAGGCCCAGCTGCGCTGCCCCCTTTGTGAGGTCATCTTCCCTCCACACTTTGAGCAGAGGAGCTTTGAGCAGCACGTGGAGAGTCACTGGAAGATCTGCCCCGTCTGCTCCGAGCAGTTCCCTCTGCACTGTCAGCAGCAGCTGTTTGAGAGACACGTCCTCACGCACTTCGACAGGCATGTGCTCAACTTCCACCAGACTGACTGA